The proteins below are encoded in one region of Helianthus annuus cultivar XRQ/B chromosome 2, HanXRQr2.0-SUNRISE, whole genome shotgun sequence:
- the LOC110904529 gene encoding uncharacterized protein LOC110904529, with translation MGTDRNGDAVMYGLGVRAADVWGVIPSRSACHRENIQLKSQCEELTSTVIQLRAQVSEMEGSRGGSNFQPLASQHFPNVTNGHQRLRVGDEVFLKSILNSTEIVARGRVQSLDPNDLVGGTEIGPEWCEVNVQVPIKKDENLVRAYGLFSTIQDCIGASIAWPYPFISVVHED, from the exons ATGGGTACTGACCGAAATGGTGATGCGGTTATGTATGGTCTGGGTGTTCGTGCTGCTGATGTTTGGGGTGTAATACCAAGTCGTTCAGCATGTCATAGAGAAAACATCCAATTGAAGTCTCAATGTGAAGAACTTACTAGTACTGTGATCCAGTTACGAGCCCAAGTATCAGAGATGGAAGGGTCGAGGGGTGGTTCCAATTTTCAACCTCTTGCATCACAACATTTCCCCAATGTAACCAATGGACATCAACGTTTACGg gtcggAGATGAAGTTTTCCTCAAAAGCATTCTAAACTCTACCGAGATTGTAGCAAGAGGAAGGGTCCAGAGCTTGGACCCAAATGATCTAGTTGGTGGTACAGAGATTGGACCAGAATGGTGTGAGGTAAACGTTCAAGTACCAAtaaaaaaagatgaaaacttggtaagagcatatggtttattttctacaattcaagattgtattgGTGCATCCATTGCATGGCCCTATCCATTCATCTCG gtagtccatgaggattga
- the LOC110893278 gene encoding uncharacterized protein LOC110893278, producing the protein MENEIGKILCDLERIFPPSFFDVMVHLSVHLASEAKLGGTVHYRWMYPVERYLSTLKSYVKNRSKPEGSIAEGYLAEECLSFCSLYLSSDVETIHNKTSRNYDDGGFEDILPIFSMSGRPIGATVRTSVRHENRKLREREIQRLHSETFESWFQDHVEELHTRGDHRITEDLRNLASGPAEFVKKYKGFIINGFRFHTKDLEQNRKTQNSGVMLEAMTNSFSSAKDNNPIVGDVTYYGVLNDIIELEYAVYRKVVLFHCDWISNGSRKKQDENGFTLLNFEDRVDKGWKVVIKTTPRDSYDMNEQTCLENVETHLQSDTSTGPQLDENMNIELVRKGLNGTVVEKKYLSF; encoded by the exons atggaaAATGAGATTGGAAAGATCCTTTGTGATTTAGAAAGGATTTTTCCGCCATCATTCTTTGATGTCATGGTTCATCTTTCGGTTCATCTTGCTTCAGAGGCCAAATTAGGAGGGACAGTTCATTACCGTTGGATGTATCCAGTCGAGAG GTATTTATCTACATTAAAATCTTACGTCAAAAATAGGAGTAAACCCGAGGGTTCCATTGCAGAAGGATATTTAGCTGAAGAATGTTTGTCATTTTGTTCATTGTACTTATCAAGTGATGTCGAGACCATACATAATAAGACAAGTCGGAATTATGATGACGGTGGTTTTGAGGATATTTTACCTATCTTTTCTATGTCGGGTCGGCCGATTGGTGCTACAGTG AGAACATCTGTTCGTCATGAAAATCGGAAATTACGTGAGCGTGAGATTCAACGTTTACATAGCGAGACTTTTGAGTCGTGGTTTCAAGATCAT GTTGAGGAGCTGCATACTAGAGGGGATCATAGAATCACGGAAGATCTAAGAAACTTGGCAAGTGGCCCAGCTGAGTTTGTGAAAAAATATAAGGGATTTATCATAAATGGTTTTCGATTTCACACAAAAGATCTGGAACAGAATAGGAAAACACAAAATAGTGGAGTTATGCTTGAGGCCATGACTAATAGCTTCTCAAGTGCTAAAGATAACAATCCTATCGTGGGAGATGTAACATACTATGGGGTTTTGAATGATATCATTGAGTTGGAATATGCTGTTTACAGGAAAGTAGTTTTGTTCCATTGTGATTGGATCTCGAATGGTTCAAGGAAAAAGCAAGATGAGAATGGGTTTACTCTACTCAATTTTGAAG ATCGTGTTGACAAAGGATGGAAAGTTGTGATCAAGACAACGCCTAGAGATTCTTATGACATGAATGAACAAACATGTCTTGAGAATGTGGAAACACATTTGCAGAGTGACACATCTACGGGTCCTCAACTTGATGAAAATATGAATATTGAATTGGTTAGAAAGGGTTTAAATGGGACCGTTGTTGAAAAAAAATACCTTAGTTTTTGA